Proteins from a genomic interval of Aminivibrio sp.:
- a CDS encoding A/G-specific adenine glycosylase, with protein sequence MTEKGIFTSGRYGEQTTTALLDWYDRVRRPFPWRETADPYKIWISEVMLQQTQTSRAADYYLRWTALFPTAEALARAPEEDVLKAWEGMGYYGRARNLLTAAKVIAATLGGRLPESYEELLALPGVGPYTAGAVASIAFGLPVPAVDANGKRVFSRLLDLESPVDRSAGEAAVREAFVRILPRDRPGDFNQAVMELGATLCLPRSPKCGECPLSGICRARERGTVLLRPVFSGREKGETAEGRMIVLLREGKVYLRKRPPRGLWAGFEEFPWEAPPAEPPLPPALSQTEGADFGLVRCSFTRWRVSLRVTVVPAPDGLQQNVPGGRWAGGDELASIPLPAGSAGVRKMLFRAGLIACPSRRPKAGAE encoded by the coding sequence ATGACGGAAAAGGGAATCTTCACCTCCGGGCGGTATGGGGAGCAGACCACAACAGCCCTTTTAGACTGGTACGACCGGGTCCGGCGTCCCTTTCCCTGGAGGGAGACGGCAGACCCGTACAAAATATGGATTTCCGAGGTGATGCTCCAGCAGACCCAGACATCCCGGGCGGCGGACTACTACCTCCGGTGGACCGCCCTCTTTCCCACAGCGGAAGCCCTTGCCCGCGCCCCCGAGGAGGACGTCCTCAAGGCATGGGAGGGCATGGGCTACTACGGCAGGGCACGGAACCTCCTGACGGCGGCGAAGGTGATCGCCGCTACCCTCGGAGGCAGGCTTCCGGAGTCCTACGAGGAGCTCCTTGCCCTTCCCGGCGTGGGCCCTTACACCGCCGGAGCGGTGGCGAGCATCGCCTTCGGCCTTCCCGTTCCGGCGGTGGACGCCAACGGGAAGAGGGTGTTCTCCCGCCTTCTCGACCTCGAAAGCCCGGTGGATCGTTCCGCCGGCGAGGCGGCCGTCCGGGAGGCCTTTGTCCGCATCCTTCCCCGGGACCGCCCAGGGGACTTCAACCAGGCGGTGATGGAGCTCGGGGCCACTCTCTGCCTTCCCCGGTCGCCCAAGTGCGGAGAATGCCCTCTTTCAGGGATCTGCCGCGCTCGTGAACGGGGGACGGTCCTGCTCCGCCCCGTCTTTTCAGGGAGGGAAAAGGGGGAAACGGCGGAAGGGCGGATGATCGTCCTTCTCAGGGAAGGAAAAGTCTACCTCCGGAAGCGTCCTCCCCGGGGGCTCTGGGCCGGCTTCGAAGAGTTCCCCTGGGAAGCTCCTCCGGCGGAACCGCCCCTTCCTCCCGCGCTTTCGCAAACCGAAGGGGCTGATTTCGGCCTGGTCCGGTGCTCTTTCACCCGGTGGCGCGTCTCTCTCCGGGTGACGGTGGTTCCTGCCCCGGACGGCCTGCAACAGAACGTTCCCGGAGGGAGATGGGCCGGGGGCGACGAACTCGCCTCCATTCCCCTTCCCGCCGGGAGCGCCGGAGTACGGAAGATGCTGTTCAGGGCCGGGCTTATCGCCTGCCCGTCCCGAAGACCGAAAGCCGGGGCAGAATGA
- a CDS encoding aldo/keto reductase, with the protein MRYFPFGKTGVSLSEVGFGGIPIIRLSFADAERTLRRAFDLGITLFDTANAYHDSEEKIGRALAPVRDKIFLATKTMKRDAPSAAEHIDLSLRRMNTDYIDLFQFHQVVLEKDWEKILAPGGAMEAALEAQKAGKIRFIGITSHSLSMARKHVESGLFVSIQFPFNFIETDAAKELHPLAREKGVAILAMKPFAGGAITDAALAFKYLRSHENLFPIPGYDSAESVEQIVAFYEKPNEVTADDLAAMEAVRKELGGQFCRRCEYCQPCPQGVSITQGMIYPLLASRMSPEVASEFASANMDTLTKCTECGACVKKCPYTLPIPTMLKKHYDLYLGHRKAKA; encoded by the coding sequence ATGAGATACTTTCCCTTCGGGAAAACGGGAGTTTCCCTGTCTGAAGTAGGATTCGGAGGCATTCCCATCATCCGGCTATCCTTTGCCGATGCCGAGCGGACCCTCCGCCGGGCCTTCGACTTGGGCATCACCCTCTTTGACACGGCGAACGCCTACCACGACAGCGAGGAGAAGATCGGCAGGGCCCTCGCCCCGGTGAGAGACAAGATTTTCCTCGCCACCAAGACCATGAAGCGGGACGCCCCCTCCGCCGCGGAGCACATCGACCTGAGTCTCAGGCGCATGAATACCGACTATATCGACCTTTTCCAATTCCACCAGGTGGTCCTCGAAAAGGACTGGGAGAAGATCTTGGCTCCGGGGGGCGCCATGGAGGCGGCCCTGGAGGCACAGAAGGCGGGGAAGATCCGCTTCATCGGCATCACCTCCCACAGCCTCTCCATGGCGAGGAAGCACGTGGAATCCGGCCTGTTCGTCTCCATCCAGTTTCCCTTCAACTTCATCGAAACCGATGCGGCAAAGGAACTCCACCCCCTCGCCCGGGAAAAGGGGGTTGCCATCCTCGCCATGAAACCCTTCGCGGGCGGGGCCATCACCGACGCGGCCCTGGCCTTTAAGTACCTCCGTTCCCACGAGAACCTCTTCCCCATCCCCGGGTATGACTCGGCGGAATCGGTGGAGCAGATCGTCGCGTTCTATGAGAAACCAAACGAGGTCACCGCCGATGACCTTGCCGCCATGGAAGCGGTCCGAAAAGAACTGGGAGGCCAGTTCTGCCGCCGGTGCGAGTACTGCCAGCCCTGCCCCCAGGGAGTCTCCATCACCCAGGGAATGATCTACCCCCTGCTGGCGAGCCGCATGTCCCCGGAGGTGGCCTCGGAGTTCGCCTCCGCGAACATGGACACCTTGACGAAGTGCACGGAATGCGGGGCCTGCGTGAAAAAGTGCCCCTACACCCTACCCATTCCGACCATGCTGAAGAAGCACTACGATCTGTATCTCGGCCACAGGAAGGCGAAGGCCTAG
- a CDS encoding radical SAM protein, with protein sequence MSDLSPFFRKMTGAVVLGVNPPVHDFTFFDLWAKPLGLLFLLGFLRRQGNRVYLADCIFEGRTGELSFGRNAVKKTEIPKPACLASIPRRYRRFGLGEEDFRVLLGRFPAPDFILVTSMMTYWYDGVFSCIDTLRQVFPGVPVILGGVYARLCPEHAKLSGADMIQTEPMDLDFSLPATDLYRGLRYGVLATTFGCPFRCEYCASRLLEPTYRRRDPALVTEDAARQLSSGEVRDLAFYDDALLAGKERHLFPLLETLNERYPGIGLHTPNGLHVREIDDGCAEMLKKSGFQTLRLSFESSDPEMQHRGSDKTSDEEYLAALAALRKAGFSDRQLETYILAGVPGQSVRSVERSIRFVLEHGGKPRIAEFSPVPGTPSFEEAAVSLPALRDEPLLSNKTAYSAYLAGTMSPGELQVLKDMAKAGMAG encoded by the coding sequence GTGTCCGATCTGTCGCCCTTCTTTCGAAAAATGACGGGAGCCGTGGTCCTGGGGGTCAATCCTCCCGTGCATGATTTCACCTTTTTCGACCTCTGGGCCAAGCCCCTGGGTCTCCTCTTCCTGCTGGGCTTCCTCCGCCGGCAAGGGAACCGGGTCTACCTGGCGGACTGCATCTTTGAGGGACGAACGGGGGAGCTCTCCTTCGGAAGAAACGCCGTCAAAAAGACGGAGATCCCCAAACCCGCCTGCCTCGCCTCCATTCCGAGGCGCTACCGCCGTTTCGGCCTCGGGGAAGAGGACTTCCGCGTCCTCCTCGGAAGGTTTCCTGCCCCAGACTTTATCCTCGTGACCTCCATGATGACCTACTGGTACGACGGGGTCTTCAGCTGCATTGACACCCTGCGGCAGGTGTTTCCCGGCGTCCCGGTGATCCTCGGAGGCGTGTACGCCCGGCTCTGCCCTGAACACGCAAAACTCTCCGGAGCAGACATGATCCAGACGGAACCCATGGACCTCGATTTCTCCCTGCCTGCCACCGACCTGTACCGGGGACTGCGGTACGGTGTCCTCGCCACGACCTTCGGCTGCCCCTTCCGGTGCGAATACTGCGCATCCCGTCTTCTCGAACCGACCTACCGGAGAAGGGACCCGGCTCTCGTGACGGAGGACGCGGCGCGACAGCTCTCGAGCGGCGAAGTAAGGGACCTCGCCTTCTACGACGACGCCCTCCTGGCAGGAAAGGAACGGCATTTGTTTCCCCTTCTTGAAACTCTGAACGAACGGTACCCCGGCATCGGGCTCCACACCCCCAACGGCCTCCACGTCCGGGAGATCGATGACGGCTGCGCCGAAATGCTGAAGAAAAGCGGATTCCAGACACTGCGCCTCAGCTTTGAAAGCTCGGACCCGGAAATGCAGCACAGAGGGTCGGACAAGACATCGGACGAAGAATACCTGGCCGCCCTGGCCGCCCTCAGAAAGGCCGGTTTTTCAGACCGGCAGCTTGAGACCTACATCCTCGCCGGAGTGCCGGGCCAGTCGGTCCGGTCGGTGGAACGTTCCATCCGGTTCGTCCTGGAACATGGGGGCAAACCGAGGATAGCCGAGTTTTCACCTGTTCCGGGAACGCCCTCCTTCGAGGAGGCTGCCGTTTCGCTCCCCGCCCTCCGAGACGAACCCCTGCTCTCCAACAAGACGGCCTACTCCGCCTATCTCGCAGGCACCATGTCCCCCGGGGAGCTCCAGGTCCTCAAGGACATGGCGAAGGCGGGAATGGCCGGGTGA
- a CDS encoding Zn-dependent hydrolase encodes MLEAKTERIKRDIETMAGFTATPGKGMTRFSFSREDRLTRDYIASEMRGAGLTVFEDTAGNLFGRREGTIPGAPVIMIGSHFDSVKNGGAFDGPAGVVMGLEIARVLHENGIASEHPLEFAALVEEEGARFGGGLYGSRAMTGKVTREALDIFKDRDGVSAAEAMKAFGFDPDKIGEAVRPQGSLKAFIEMHIEQGPILESSGTDLGLVKSVVGISQRDVEILGRPDHAGTTPMDMRCNALIAAAEAVLFLDRAAKEAAGGTVGTVGRMEVFPGGANIVPGRVFFTIDVRSVYMEKLEQVTGSFAAFLKELEKKHGVAISVTDKLTVSPVEMSAEILGLFEAEAAKRGYSSMVMQSGAGHDAMIMASATDTGLVFVPSKGGRSHCPEEWTDYGQIKKGVDVVLGAVLSLAKAMV; translated from the coding sequence ATGCTGGAGGCAAAAACAGAGAGGATAAAAAGGGACATCGAAACCATGGCCGGGTTTACGGCCACGCCCGGGAAGGGCATGACGAGATTCTCCTTCTCGAGGGAGGACCGGCTGACCAGGGACTACATAGCCTCTGAAATGAGGGGGGCGGGGCTGACGGTCTTCGAGGACACGGCAGGAAATTTGTTCGGGCGGCGTGAGGGAACCATCCCCGGGGCGCCGGTCATCATGATCGGGTCCCATTTCGACTCGGTGAAGAACGGCGGGGCCTTCGACGGCCCGGCAGGAGTGGTCATGGGCCTGGAGATCGCCAGGGTCCTCCATGAGAACGGCATCGCCTCGGAGCATCCTCTGGAGTTCGCCGCTCTGGTGGAAGAGGAAGGAGCCCGGTTCGGCGGAGGGCTGTACGGCAGCAGGGCCATGACGGGCAAGGTCACCAGGGAAGCCCTGGATATCTTCAAAGACCGGGACGGAGTGTCCGCCGCAGAGGCCATGAAAGCCTTCGGCTTCGATCCCGACAAAATCGGCGAGGCAGTCCGGCCCCAGGGCAGTCTGAAGGCCTTCATCGAGATGCACATCGAGCAGGGCCCCATCCTCGAGAGCAGCGGGACCGACCTCGGCCTTGTCAAGTCCGTCGTGGGCATCAGCCAGAGGGACGTGGAGATCCTCGGCAGGCCGGACCACGCCGGGACTACCCCCATGGACATGCGGTGCAACGCCCTGATCGCCGCCGCCGAGGCAGTCCTCTTCCTCGACCGGGCGGCGAAGGAAGCCGCCGGGGGGACGGTGGGAACCGTGGGCAGGATGGAAGTCTTCCCCGGCGGGGCGAACATCGTTCCTGGGAGAGTGTTCTTCACCATCGACGTCCGGTCGGTGTACATGGAGAAGCTCGAACAGGTGACCGGGTCCTTCGCCGCCTTCCTGAAGGAGCTTGAGAAGAAGCACGGCGTCGCCATATCCGTCACCGACAAGCTCACCGTCAGTCCCGTGGAGATGTCGGCGGAGATCCTCGGCCTTTTCGAGGCGGAGGCGGCGAAGCGGGGTTATTCGTCGATGGTCATGCAGAGCGGCGCAGGGCACGACGCCATGATCATGGCATCGGCCACGGACACGGGACTGGTCTTCGTACCCAGCAAGGGAGGACGGAGCCACTGCCCGGAGGAGTGGACCGACTACGGCCAGATCAAGAAGGGCGTGGACGTGGTTCTGGGCGCCGTGCTCTCCCTGGCGAAGGCCATGGTCTGA
- the thiT gene encoding energy-coupled thiamine transporter ThiT has translation MPGDKNRILVEGSLAVALSVVFSALRLWTMPQGGSITLEMVPLFLFALRRGGKAGCFAGAVSGIMQLMTGGYVVHPLQALLDYPAAFGVLGLAGFFAGSPLVGMALSGLLRFGCHVLSGVIFFGSFAPEGSNVWIYSSVYNGSFLLPTLVVSAVLVHLILPRLSVFGTGRR, from the coding sequence ATGCCCGGTGATAAAAACAGGATTCTCGTGGAAGGCTCCCTCGCGGTTGCCCTGTCGGTCGTCTTTTCGGCCCTGAGGCTGTGGACCATGCCCCAGGGCGGCTCCATTACCCTGGAGATGGTGCCTCTCTTCCTTTTCGCCCTGCGGAGGGGAGGAAAGGCGGGATGCTTCGCGGGAGCCGTTTCGGGCATCATGCAGCTCATGACAGGCGGCTACGTAGTGCACCCCCTCCAGGCGCTGCTCGACTATCCGGCGGCCTTCGGCGTTCTCGGCCTGGCCGGGTTCTTCGCGGGCAGCCCCCTGGTGGGGATGGCCCTTTCGGGGCTGCTGCGGTTCGGATGCCACGTCCTCTCCGGAGTGATCTTCTTCGGCAGCTTCGCCCCCGAGGGAAGCAACGTGTGGATCTACTCCTCGGTCTACAACGGCTCGTTCCTTCTTCCCACCCTTGTTGTGTCCGCCGTGCTGGTGCACCTCATTCTGCCCCGGCTTTCGGTCTTCGGGACGGGCAGGCGATAA
- a CDS encoding VIT1/CCC1 transporter family protein, with translation MMSITEETRSILLGFQRTEITEYAVYSALARRVKGPNGELFLRIAEDEKRHASIWERYTGVSLPPDRWKVVLFVLLALVLGITFAIKLMEKGEKRAEKNYGAVKEAIPEVAVILREETEHEAALADLIDEERLRYMSSMILGLNDALVELTGALAGFTFALGSGKLVAMAGSITGIAAALSMSASEYLSQKSEEGDRKPLKAAVYTGLIYLGTVVVLVFPYIIFDSPFAALSLTLLNGVGIILFFTFFMSVVRDVPFRKNFLEMLSISLGVAGISFLIGYLARLFLGVEL, from the coding sequence ATGATGTCTATAACCGAAGAAACACGATCCATTCTTTTGGGGTTCCAGAGGACGGAGATTACGGAGTACGCCGTTTACTCGGCGCTGGCGAGGCGGGTGAAGGGCCCGAACGGGGAACTGTTTTTGAGAATAGCCGAAGATGAAAAGAGGCACGCTTCCATCTGGGAGCGGTATACGGGGGTTTCCCTTCCTCCGGACAGGTGGAAGGTGGTCCTTTTCGTCCTGTTGGCCCTGGTGTTGGGCATCACCTTCGCCATCAAGCTCATGGAAAAGGGCGAGAAACGGGCGGAGAAGAACTACGGCGCGGTGAAGGAGGCCATTCCCGAGGTCGCTGTGATTCTCAGGGAGGAAACGGAGCACGAGGCCGCCCTTGCCGACCTCATAGACGAGGAGCGCCTCCGATATATGAGCTCCATGATCCTGGGACTGAACGACGCCCTGGTGGAACTCACGGGAGCCCTGGCGGGCTTCACCTTCGCCCTCGGCAGCGGCAAGCTGGTGGCCATGGCGGGAAGCATCACGGGCATCGCCGCCGCCCTCTCCATGTCGGCGTCGGAGTATCTCTCCCAGAAGTCAGAGGAAGGGGACCGAAAACCCCTCAAGGCCGCAGTGTACACGGGCCTCATCTACCTGGGCACCGTTGTGGTGCTGGTCTTCCCCTATATAATTTTTGACAGCCCCTTTGCGGCCCTGTCCCTGACACTTCTGAACGGGGTAGGCATCATTCTGTTCTTCACCTTTTTCATGTCGGTGGTCCGGGATGTCCCCTTCCGGAAGAATTTTCTCGAGATGCTCTCCATCAGCCTCGGCGTGGCGGGCATTTCCTTCCTCATCGGGTACCTCGCCAGGCTCTTTCTCGGAGTGGAGCTCTGA
- a CDS encoding pyrimidine dimer DNA glycosylase/endonuclease V — translation MQTFLPYPDFSAPPRCLMSAGLASRGRRPLQLLNGLSPEYALRGWRNHPARTMWSGHP, via the coding sequence ATGCAGACCTTTCTCCCCTACCCCGATTTTTCCGCTCCGCCGAGGTGCTTGATGTCCGCAGGCTTGGCAAGCAGAGGGCGGAGACCCCTACAGCTTCTGAACGGCCTCTCGCCGGAGTACGCCCTCCGGGGATGGCGGAACCATCCTGCCCGGACCATGTGGAGCGGCCATCCCTAA
- a CDS encoding sugar-binding transcriptional regulator: protein MYSDALLVKASELYYYSRMSQAEIGRVLGVSVPTVSRILQEAMERGVIEVRIRDTLTRTADAEEELKKKFGLLDAVVVEIPQDTDGNFLRKLLGKKASELMPRYFDRGGTVGIGCGVTIREMIESLDRSRRFPDLRIVPLLGGWGKEEPERETNRLASDMGNILGCAFSYLLAPAIVSSAEVRDLLLQEPQIQLTTRLWDSVKTAFFSIGPELDRMFFPYIPAEYLDMEKARKVGGVGDVLGRIIDGKGEEVPIPYNGRLVSIPFKTLKKIPRRVGIGGGPQKYRGIYAALAGKLVNVLITDYETSEYLLHLEAMEHDGI, encoded by the coding sequence ATGTATTCGGACGCCCTGCTGGTAAAAGCCTCGGAACTCTACTACTACTCCCGGATGTCCCAGGCCGAGATCGGCCGGGTGCTGGGTGTCTCCGTCCCCACAGTCTCCCGCATCCTCCAGGAGGCCATGGAACGGGGAGTCATCGAGGTCCGCATCCGGGACACCCTTACCCGGACGGCCGACGCCGAGGAGGAACTGAAAAAGAAATTCGGCCTGCTGGATGCCGTGGTGGTGGAGATTCCCCAGGACACGGACGGCAATTTCCTCCGCAAGCTCCTCGGCAAGAAGGCGAGCGAGCTGATGCCCCGATACTTCGACCGGGGAGGAACGGTGGGCATAGGGTGCGGGGTGACCATCAGGGAGATGATCGAGTCCCTGGACCGCTCGCGCCGTTTTCCCGACCTGAGGATCGTCCCCCTTCTGGGGGGATGGGGCAAGGAAGAGCCCGAGCGGGAAACGAACCGCCTCGCCAGCGACATGGGCAATATCCTGGGGTGCGCTTTTTCCTATCTGCTTGCCCCGGCCATAGTCAGTTCCGCGGAAGTGCGGGACCTGCTGCTGCAGGAACCCCAGATCCAACTTACCACCCGCCTGTGGGATTCGGTGAAGACGGCCTTTTTCTCCATCGGCCCCGAACTGGACAGGATGTTCTTTCCCTACATCCCGGCGGAGTACCTCGACATGGAAAAGGCCCGCAAAGTGGGAGGCGTGGGCGACGTGCTCGGCAGGATCATCGACGGGAAGGGGGAGGAAGTGCCCATCCCCTACAACGGCAGGCTGGTGAGCATCCCCTTCAAAACCCTCAAGAAAATTCCCCGCCGTGTGGGCATCGGCGGTGGGCCCCAGAAATACCGGGGAATCTACGCCGCCCTGGCGGGAAAACTTGTGAACGTGCTCATCACGGATTACGAGACGAGCGAATATCTCTTGCACCTGGAGGCGATGGAACATGACGGTATTTGA
- the glgB gene encoding 1,4-alpha-glucan branching protein GlgB, with product MTGAEKTQYDFSLFGEMDSYLFREGNHCRLYERLGAHVTEHGGKRGTYFAVWAPNAEEVSVTGTFNEWNRTANYLSSRKDSSGVWEGFIPGVEKGALYKYSLRTRGGEVIEKGDPFACFWEVSPKTASIVWPHEYEWGDGEWMASRKEKNALDAPMSVYEVHIGSWRRNPVEGFRSLSYRELGHELGDYALSMGFTHVELLPVMEHPFYGSWGYQTLGYFAPSSRYGTPEDFMYMVDVLHQKGIGVILDWVPSHFPADGYGLAKFDGTCLYEHEDPRKGYHPDWGSWIFNYGRNEVRGFLLSSAFFWLDRFHADGLRVDAVASMLYLDYSRKAGEWIPNRFGGRENLEAIDFLKKLNEAVYGEFPDVQTIAEESTAWPMVTRPVFVGGLGFGMKWNMGWMHDTIAFMSKDPVYRKYSHDKITFSIMYAFTENFLLPFSHDEVVHGKGSMLGKMPGDAWQKFANLRVLYGYMFAHPGKKLLFMGCEFAQGKEWDHDDSLQWDQLSIPEHRGISLLVAELNRVYRQEPALHERDFTPDGFEWCDFSDWEKSVVSFVRKSASGDMILAVFNFTPVPRLHYRIPVPCGGYWREILNSDAKEYGGSGFGNYGGLHSEELRWKQGEHSLCLTLPPLGMLFLKLER from the coding sequence ATGACCGGAGCAGAAAAAACGCAGTATGATTTTTCCCTTTTCGGGGAGATGGATTCTTATCTCTTCCGTGAGGGGAACCATTGCCGCCTCTATGAAAGACTCGGCGCCCACGTCACGGAACACGGCGGGAAGCGGGGAACATACTTTGCCGTCTGGGCTCCCAACGCCGAGGAAGTGAGCGTGACCGGCACCTTCAACGAGTGGAACAGGACCGCCAACTACCTCTCTTCCCGGAAGGACAGCTCCGGAGTCTGGGAGGGTTTTATCCCGGGAGTGGAAAAAGGTGCGCTCTACAAGTACTCCCTCCGCACCCGCGGGGGGGAGGTCATCGAGAAAGGGGACCCCTTTGCCTGCTTCTGGGAAGTGTCCCCGAAGACGGCCTCCATAGTCTGGCCCCATGAATACGAATGGGGAGACGGGGAATGGATGGCTTCCAGGAAGGAGAAAAACGCCCTGGACGCCCCGATGTCGGTGTACGAGGTTCATATCGGCTCATGGAGGAGGAATCCCGTGGAAGGGTTCCGGTCACTCTCGTACCGGGAACTCGGCCACGAGCTGGGAGACTACGCTCTGTCCATGGGGTTCACCCACGTGGAACTCCTTCCGGTGATGGAGCACCCCTTCTACGGCTCGTGGGGATACCAGACCCTGGGCTACTTCGCACCCTCCAGCAGGTACGGCACCCCGGAGGATTTCATGTACATGGTGGACGTGCTGCACCAGAAGGGCATCGGCGTGATCCTCGACTGGGTGCCTTCCCACTTTCCGGCGGACGGTTACGGCCTGGCGAAGTTTGACGGCACATGCCTTTACGAGCACGAGGATCCCCGGAAAGGCTACCACCCCGACTGGGGAAGCTGGATTTTCAACTACGGCAGGAACGAGGTGAGGGGGTTTCTGCTGAGCAGCGCCTTCTTCTGGCTCGACCGGTTCCACGCCGACGGCCTGAGGGTGGACGCCGTGGCCTCCATGCTCTACCTGGACTACTCCAGAAAGGCGGGGGAGTGGATCCCCAACCGGTTCGGCGGCCGGGAGAACCTCGAGGCCATCGACTTTCTGAAAAAACTGAACGAAGCCGTCTACGGCGAGTTTCCCGACGTACAGACCATCGCCGAGGAATCCACCGCGTGGCCCATGGTCACCCGCCCCGTGTTCGTGGGGGGGCTGGGGTTCGGCATGAAGTGGAACATGGGGTGGATGCACGACACCATTGCCTTCATGTCAAAAGACCCGGTGTACCGGAAGTACAGCCACGACAAGATCACCTTCAGCATCATGTACGCCTTTACGGAGAATTTCCTTCTTCCCTTTTCCCATGACGAGGTGGTCCACGGCAAGGGATCCATGCTGGGCAAGATGCCCGGGGACGCCTGGCAGAAATTTGCCAACCTCCGAGTGCTCTACGGCTATATGTTCGCCCATCCCGGCAAAAAACTCCTGTTCATGGGGTGCGAATTCGCCCAGGGGAAGGAATGGGACCATGACGACAGCCTCCAGTGGGACCAGCTTTCCATCCCGGAGCACAGGGGAATCTCCCTTCTCGTGGCGGAGCTGAACCGGGTGTATCGGCAAGAACCGGCCCTCCACGAGCGGGATTTTACTCCCGACGGCTTCGAGTGGTGCGATTTCTCCGACTGGGAAAAGAGCGTGGTCTCCTTCGTCCGGAAGAGCGCTTCCGGCGACATGATCCTGGCCGTGTTTAACTTTACCCCGGTGCCCAGGCTCCATTACCGGATTCCCGTTCCCTGCGGGGGCTACTGGCGGGAAATCCTGAACAGCGATGCAAAGGAATACGGCGGTTCCGGGTTCGGCAACTACGGGGGGCTTCACTCGGAGGAGCTTCGGTGGAAACAGGGCGAACACTCCCTCTGCCTCACCCTTCCTCCACTGGGGATGCTGTTCCTGAAGCTGGAACGGTAA
- a CDS encoding DMT family transporter, which produces MAEKPPVSIRLVLFVGVFAISTGAIFARMADAPALVIAAYRTGLATLFLLPFTGAGTLREARALSRKDLLTVVLSGGFLALHFATWISSLFYTTVASSVVIVNAIPLWTGLLSPLLTGDPFSSRLKKGLLLALPGGVIIGWGDFALGGSALWGDFLALLGSFFAALYILFGRRVRPRMSLTGYVTLNYGTSALVLWAIVAAMGLPPSGYSGTTWAAFFLMALVPQILGHSSYNWALRWLSGGTVALCLLGEPIGSTILAALFLSEPVTLGKAAGGALILAGIFIASKEE; this is translated from the coding sequence GTGGCGGAGAAGCCCCCGGTATCGATCCGGCTCGTCCTTTTCGTGGGAGTGTTCGCCATCTCCACCGGGGCCATCTTCGCCCGCATGGCGGATGCGCCGGCTCTGGTGATCGCCGCCTACAGGACGGGGCTCGCCACCCTTTTCCTGTTGCCCTTCACGGGGGCGGGCACCCTTCGGGAGGCCCGGGCCCTCTCCAGAAAAGACCTCCTGACGGTGGTGCTCTCTGGGGGCTTTCTTGCCCTGCACTTCGCCACGTGGATCTCCTCTCTCTTCTACACCACCGTGGCGAGCAGCGTGGTCATCGTGAACGCCATTCCCCTGTGGACGGGCCTGCTCTCCCCCCTGCTGACGGGAGATCCTTTTTCTTCCCGGCTGAAGAAGGGCCTGCTTCTCGCCCTTCCAGGAGGGGTCATCATAGGGTGGGGCGATTTTGCCCTCGGGGGGAGCGCCCTCTGGGGTGATTTTCTCGCCCTGCTGGGAAGCTTTTTTGCCGCCCTGTACATCCTCTTCGGCAGAAGAGTCCGCCCAAGGATGTCCCTGACGGGCTACGTGACCCTGAACTACGGCACATCCGCCCTTGTCCTGTGGGCCATCGTGGCCGCCATGGGGCTCCCGCCCTCAGGGTATTCGGGAACAACCTGGGCCGCCTTCTTTCTCATGGCCCTGGTGCCCCAGATCCTCGGCCATTCGAGCTACAACTGGGCCCTCCGCTGGCTTTCCGGGGGGACCGTGGCACTCTGCCTTCTGGGGGAGCCCATCGGCAGCACCATCCTCGCGGCCCTCTTCCTCTCCGAACCCGTGACCCTGGGCAAGGCGGCGGGGGGCGCTCTCATTCTGGCGGGGATTTTCATCGCGTCAAAAGAAGAATAG